One Sphingobacteriales bacterium genomic window, TCTGTGTTGTTATCGGCACTGATGGTTGTTCCTGTGATAATGATTCCTGTTCCTGCCGTGTAGGAAGTGCCGGTTTCATCAGCAGCTTCCCAGCGGGAATTACCTGAATTCCACTTTAGTATTTGACCGTTCAAGGGGGTAAGGGGAGTTACTACATTGGTTCCTGAAATTTGTCCGGCATTCCAGATGGCCTGACTGTTTGTTGCGCTGATTGTATTTCCTGTAATATTGATGCCTGCACCGGCAGTATATGAAGAGCCTGCACTATCGTTGGCAAGCATCCATGAATTTGCTGATGAATTCCATTTAAGAATCTGTCCGTTTGAGGGGGCTGCATTTGTAACATTTTTTCCCTGTATTCTGATAACATTCAGGTTGTTATATGCACCAATGACATCTCCTCCAGCCATTTTCCAGGAGGCATTTCCGTTATTGTCCGACATCAGAACAGCTCCATTCAAAGCTCCTGTGGGTAATTGGAATTTGGTAACTTCCAGTTTAATCGCTTTAATTGAATCAGGATTCATGTATTTTGGAATGGTAAAACCGCTCTTGACCGAGTCGGCATAGAGTGCATAAGGGACGGATAGCAGTCTGTTGGTTCCCATTGGAATAAGGCCGTTGCCGAAATCTACTCTGACTTCTATAAAATAGGTGGCTATTCCCCATGGAATTTTTGCAAAGGAAGAATACTGTCCGTTTCCGGTGGATTTTCCTTCTCCTATGACCAGGTCAAACAGCCCGAATTCATTGGTTTTTACGGAATGTCCTTCCTGCCAGGCGATTGGCCCGGTAGCAGTCCCTGAGCGTATGGTAATTTCAACAATCAGATTTCTGTTGACAATTGCCCTTCCATTGAAATCGCGTGCAACTGCTTGATAATTAAATCCTTTTGGTATTCCCTGAGCATTAGTTGTTAACCTTCCGCCAGTGAGGGTCAATACCAGTAACAAAAGATTTAACAAGTATATTTTCTTCATAAAAAGACTTTTAGCTTAGTTGATTTTAATGACTTTAAATTCAGCCAAAGAGGCTGATTTTTCCGGGGAATAAATTCTGACAAAATAATTTCCTCTGCTTAATGAGGTCAGATCAATAATGAAAGTGATTCCTGATGTATTGGGTATAGTTTCAAATTTAATATTTACTATCTGACCTAAATTATTGTAAACCAAAATATTAATGTTTGAAAATTCCCCTTCTCCGGTCAGGTTTACATGAACAAAGTCGGTGGTTGGATTGGGATAGGCATTGATGGTCAGGTTGTCCGGAAGATGATTGGTAATATCTGATAAATAAAGATTGGGGGGCTGCTGAAATCCCTGAGTAAGGATGAATGATCCCGACCTGAGAGTGGTTACTGCCAGTTCCCCGACCGTAAACGAAAGTCTGTATTCTCCGGCTACCAGATCTTTTCCTGCAGAGGCAATGACAGTAGGTGCCAACTGCTGCGAAAAGCATGTATTTATTAGGAGAACAGCAAAAAATAATACCGATAGTTTTTTCATATCATTTCTTATTTCCAAAGATATATCCAGCCAAAAATTCCGTTTTCTTTAAGTGTATTTTTCACTTTCAGGGCATCGTTGTAGGTGGCATATTTGCCCACATAAATATAGTAAAAGTCGCGGACTTCGTTGTAAATCATTTTGACTTCGAGTCCTTTGAGTGCCCATAATTCTATGGCTTTTCTAGCATTTTCAGGTATTTTGAAAGCTTCGACCACTACGAAAAACTGTCCGCCAACTTCTTTCAGCTTTTTCTCAATGTCTGCCAGCTCTTCATCTATTTCTTTTTGCTTGGAGGCCTGTTGCTCTTCGGCAAGGGTTTTTACGTTTGCCATTTCGAGTTCAAGCTCTTCGAGGCGTTGCTGAAGCAAATCGAGTTTGGCTGTCATCTTTTCCTTATCCTTGGCATGTTCTTCTTTTGCTTTTTTCAGGTCGTTCTGGGTGGTGGCGGCTACCTTTGCCAGGCTGTCTGATTTTTCGGTCAGGTTAAGTATGTCTTTTTTCATTTTCTTTATGCCTTTGCCGATGAATACGCCCAGGTTGATTTCATGGGTACCGTTGGAATATCCGGTCATCTTATTGGTGCCGAGAAGCTCATAGGTGTAGTTTAATACCATCAGATTGTTCAGGTTGAGTCCTGCACTGATCCCCAATGCACCTTCCCTGCGGTAGGAAGCCCCAAGCCAATATTGACCTTTGTATTTGAATAATGCAGCAAATTCATAATTGACAGGGGCATACTGGGTCAGCCTGAAGATAGCAAAAGGTTCAATGCCAAAATTATCGTTGATAATGAAATCATAGGAAGCATGAAACAGAAAATGACGTTGGAGCAGGTACTGGTCAATATTGTTTTCATAGTTATAACGGCTCTTATTTCTCATGATAAACGGAGAAGCAGCTCCAATGTTCAATCCTTTAAACTGGTAGAGGAGAGATGCTCCTGCATTAAAAGCCGATTCACTCTGAGTGATACGGTTTTGAATTATCGGGTCGTTGATATCGTCAATAACCGAATTGGTGAGGTCGATGCTGTGTTCGATAAACTTACCGGCAAGGCCAAAACTGAGGGTATGTTCATCCGCCAGTTTCAGGTGGTATGCATAAGACAGGGATAAATAAAGCCTGTTGAAAAAACCAGCCTGATCGGAAATCACTTCACCGCCAACGCCAACATTTGGCCAGAGCGGAGAAGAAATACTCAGCCTGCGGGTCAGAGGAGCTCCCTTTATTCCCGTCCACTGATTCCTGTATCCGGCAAAAATATTCACCAGATCACCACTTCCTGCATAGGATGGAGAAAGGGAGTATTTATTGATGAGATATTGATTGGTCAGCGGAAGACTCTGTCCGAAAACCATCGTGCCTGCCACCAGCAAAAAGAATAATGAAATGCCTATGTTTTTCATTTATGTAAGTTTTTAATATTCAACCAAATTACCTTAAAATATTGATAGTACCTCTAAATACAGTATTTTGTTTTGTTTTTACCACATAATAATAGGCGCCTTCGGGAATTTCTTTTCCATCCCGTGTTCCATCCCAATCGTTTTTATAGTCTTTTGAATTGTAGATGACGTCACCGTAGCGGTTAAAAATGGTAAGCTCGACAGGAGAATAATAGCCTAAGTCTCTGATAATCCAGTAATCATTAATATTATCGCCATTGGGAGTAATCACATCCACTGCCACGAATTTATCGACTTTTATCACTTTGACCACAGCAGAATCGCTGACCTGGCAGCCATTACTGTCAACTGCTCTGACTTTGTAAACGCCTGTCTGATTGACGGTTACGGCAGGAGTAAGCGGGCCGTGCGACCAGATGGTGCTGTCGAAGGTTCCGTTTGCCGTAATCGTTACATCATAGCCGTCATAAAAAGTTGTCGGGCCGCTGAAACTAAGGGTGAGGGCAGGTTTGTTATAAACCGTAACAATCTTTGTGGCTGTATCGCGGCAGCCTTTGGTAGTCAGTGCAATCAAACGGATGGTGTAGCTGCCTGCGGTTTGATACAAATGTTTATGGTCATAAAGAATAATACCATCGGAAC contains:
- a CDS encoding T9SS type A sorting domain-containing protein, which translates into the protein MKKLSVLFFAVLLINTCFSQQLAPTVIASAGKDLVAGEYRLSFTVGELAVTTLRSGSFILTQGFQQPPNLYLSDITNHLPDNLTINAYPNPTTDFVHVNLTGEGEFSNINILVYNNLGQIVNIKFETIPNTSGITFIIDLTSLSRGNYFVRIYSPEKSASLAEFKVIKIN
- a CDS encoding PorP/SprF family type IX secretion system membrane protein; this encodes MKNIGISLFFLLVAGTMVFGQSLPLTNQYLINKYSLSPSYAGSGDLVNIFAGYRNQWTGIKGAPLTRRLSISSPLWPNVGVGGEVISDQAGFFNRLYLSLSYAYHLKLADEHTLSFGLAGKFIEHSIDLTNSVIDDINDPIIQNRITQSESAFNAGASLLYQFKGLNIGAASPFIMRNKSRYNYENNIDQYLLQRHFLFHASYDFIINDNFGIEPFAIFRLTQYAPVNYEFAALFKYKGQYWLGASYRREGALGISAGLNLNNLMVLNYTYELLGTNKMTGYSNGTHEINLGVFIGKGIKKMKKDILNLTEKSDSLAKVAATTQNDLKKAKEEHAKDKEKMTAKLDLLQQRLEELELEMANVKTLAEEQQASKQKEIDEELADIEKKLKEVGGQFFVVVEAFKIPENARKAIELWALKGLEVKMIYNEVRDFYYIYVGKYATYNDALKVKNTLKENGIFGWIYLWK